A single region of the Variovorax paradoxus genome encodes:
- a CDS encoding ParB/RepB/Spo0J family partition protein, giving the protein MATKKPKGLGRGLEALLGPTAAPAADNNNAAEEGASAQNPNTLMLDQMVAGVYQPRTRMDEGALYELAESIKVQGIMQPILVRRLDEASAAAKNAEYEIIAGERRFRAAKLAGLDRVPVLVRDVPNEAAAAMSLIENIQREDLNPLEEAQGLQRLVSEFGLTHEAAAQAVGRSRSAASNLLRLLNLAEPAQQMLMAGDIDMGHARALLSLDRGTQITAANQIAAKKMSVREAESLVKRLAAEFTLTPSRRGNDGEKSRDLQRVEEELADLLTAEVEVRIKKRSKRGGKVEESGELAIHFGSIEALNGLIERIRRTA; this is encoded by the coding sequence ATGGCGACCAAGAAACCCAAGGGTCTGGGGCGCGGCCTCGAAGCGCTGCTCGGCCCCACGGCCGCACCCGCCGCCGACAACAACAACGCAGCGGAAGAGGGCGCCTCGGCGCAGAACCCGAACACGCTGATGCTCGACCAGATGGTGGCCGGCGTTTACCAGCCGCGTACTCGCATGGACGAAGGCGCGCTGTACGAGCTGGCCGAGAGCATCAAGGTGCAGGGCATCATGCAGCCGATCCTGGTGCGCCGGCTGGACGAGGCATCGGCTGCCGCCAAGAACGCCGAGTACGAAATCATCGCCGGTGAGCGCCGTTTCCGGGCCGCCAAGCTGGCGGGCCTCGACCGGGTGCCGGTGCTGGTGCGCGACGTGCCCAACGAAGCCGCGGCCGCCATGTCGCTGATCGAGAACATCCAGCGCGAAGACCTCAACCCGCTTGAAGAAGCCCAAGGCCTGCAACGCTTGGTCTCAGAGTTTGGGCTCACTCACGAAGCTGCCGCGCAGGCGGTGGGCCGCTCGCGCAGCGCCGCCAGCAATCTGCTGCGCCTGTTGAACCTGGCCGAGCCGGCGCAGCAGATGCTGATGGCCGGCGACATCGACATGGGCCACGCCCGCGCCCTGCTGTCGCTGGACCGCGGCACGCAGATCACCGCCGCCAACCAGATCGCCGCCAAGAAAATGTCGGTGCGCGAGGCCGAGTCGCTGGTGAAGCGCCTTGCCGCCGAATTCACGCTGACCCCGTCGCGCCGTGGCAACGACGGCGAAAAGTCGCGCGACTTGCAGCGCGTGGAAGAAGAACTGGCCGACCTGCTCACTGCCGAGGTCGAGGTCCGCATCAAGAAGCGCAGCAAGCGCGGCGGCAAGGTCGAGGAGAGCGGGGAGCTCGCCATTCACTTCGGCTCCATCGAAGCCCTCAACGGCCTGATCGAACGCATCCGCCGAACGGCCTAG
- a CDS encoding FAD-binding oxidoreductase, with translation MNAPTQTSHLLPELHLRDVPAALIDGLKARFGANCSTAMAVRTQHGRDESSFDAPPPSAVVFAESTQDVADAVKLASEHSVPVIPFGVGSSLEGHLLAVQGGISIDVSRMNKVLSVNADDLTVTVQPGVTRKQVNEEIKSTGLFFPIDPGADASIGGMTATRASGTNAVRYGTMRENVLALEVVTASGDVIRTGTRAKKSSAGYDLTRLMVGSEGTLGVVTEVTLRIYPLPEAVSAAICSFPSIEAAVRTTIETIQLGVPIARVELIDVNTVRMVNAYAKLNLREEPMLLMEFHGSPAGVKEQAETVQELASGHGGNAFEWASTPEERTRLWTARHNSYFAAVQSRPGCRVISTDTCVPISRLADCLLDSVAEADASGIPYFLVGHVGDGNFHFGYLLDPNIPEERVKAEKLNHDLVSRALALEGTCTGEHGVGLHKMDFLVTEAGVGAIDMMRTIKRALDPKNIMNPGKIFAL, from the coding sequence ATGAACGCCCCGACCCAAACCTCGCACCTGCTGCCGGAGCTTCATCTGCGCGACGTGCCCGCCGCCCTCATCGACGGGCTGAAGGCTCGCTTCGGCGCCAACTGTTCCACGGCCATGGCGGTGCGCACGCAGCATGGCCGCGACGAGTCGTCGTTCGACGCCCCGCCCCCTTCGGCCGTGGTGTTTGCCGAAAGCACGCAGGACGTGGCCGATGCCGTGAAGCTCGCGAGCGAGCACAGCGTGCCGGTCATTCCGTTCGGCGTGGGCTCATCGCTCGAAGGCCATCTGCTGGCGGTGCAAGGCGGCATCAGCATCGACGTGTCGCGCATGAACAAGGTGCTGTCGGTCAATGCCGACGACCTCACGGTGACGGTGCAGCCCGGCGTCACACGCAAGCAGGTCAATGAAGAGATCAAGAGCACGGGCTTGTTCTTCCCCATCGATCCGGGTGCCGACGCCTCCATCGGCGGCATGACCGCCACGCGCGCGAGCGGCACGAATGCGGTGCGCTACGGCACGATGCGCGAGAACGTGCTGGCGCTCGAAGTGGTCACGGCCAGCGGCGACGTCATCCGCACCGGCACGCGCGCAAAGAAATCTTCCGCCGGCTACGACCTCACGCGCCTCATGGTGGGCAGCGAAGGCACGCTGGGCGTGGTCACCGAGGTCACGCTGCGCATCTATCCGCTGCCCGAGGCCGTGTCGGCCGCGATCTGCTCGTTCCCGAGCATCGAAGCCGCGGTGCGCACCACCATCGAAACCATTCAGCTCGGCGTGCCGATTGCGCGCGTGGAACTCATCGATGTGAACACGGTGCGCATGGTGAACGCCTACGCCAAGCTCAACCTGCGCGAAGAGCCGATGCTGCTGATGGAATTCCACGGCTCGCCGGCCGGCGTGAAGGAACAGGCCGAGACCGTGCAGGAGCTCGCGAGCGGCCACGGCGGCAATGCCTTCGAATGGGCCAGCACGCCGGAAGAACGCACCCGCCTGTGGACCGCGCGGCACAACAGCTACTTTGCGGCCGTGCAGTCGCGCCCCGGCTGCCGCGTGATCTCCACCGACACCTGCGTGCCGATCTCGCGCCTGGCCGATTGCCTGCTCGACTCGGTGGCCGAGGCCGACGCCAGCGGCATCCCCTACTTCCTGGTCGGCCACGTGGGCGACGGCAACTTCCACTTCGGCTACCTGCTCGACCCGAACATTCCCGAAGAGCGCGTGAAGGCCGAAAAGCTCAACCACGACCTGGTGAGCCGCGCGCTGGCGCTCGAAGGCACCTGCACCGGCGAGCACGGCGTGGGGCTGCACAAGATGGACTTCCTGGTGACGGAAGCCGGCGTGGGCGCCATCGACATGATGCGCACGATCAAGCGCGCGCTCGATCCCAAGAACATCATGAATCCCGGAAAGATCTTCGCGCTCTGA
- a CDS encoding CsgG/HfaB family protein yields MKFNKFPVAAVAVGALLLTGCVTTDMQMGSQAAKTTATGSAAGSATAGESSQLERCESPLGTVSLIENVNSGWYTILTGEYRLPPTANLLRLLVQQSNCFVVVERGAAGMNAMNRERALMQSGEMRGGSNFGRGQMVASDYGLSPEIVFSNSDAGGIGGALGGLVGGNRGRALAAVGGSMQTKEANALLTLIDNRSGVQVAASEGSASKTDFGAFGSVFGGRAGGGLGGYTNTAQGKVIAAAFMDAFNQMVRSLRNYKAQTVRGQGLGGGGRLGVDGGAAPSQTSAPAEQAAPARRRR; encoded by the coding sequence ATGAAATTCAACAAGTTTCCCGTCGCGGCCGTGGCCGTGGGCGCGCTGCTGCTGACTGGCTGCGTGACAACGGACATGCAGATGGGCAGCCAGGCTGCCAAGACCACCGCCACCGGCAGCGCCGCCGGTTCGGCAACCGCCGGCGAAAGCAGCCAGCTCGAGCGCTGCGAATCTCCGCTCGGCACCGTCTCGCTGATCGAGAACGTGAACTCGGGCTGGTACACCATCCTTACCGGCGAATACCGCCTGCCGCCCACGGCCAACCTGCTGCGCCTCTTGGTGCAGCAATCGAACTGCTTCGTGGTGGTCGAGCGCGGCGCGGCCGGCATGAACGCCATGAACCGTGAACGCGCGCTCATGCAGTCGGGCGAAATGCGCGGCGGCAGCAATTTCGGCCGCGGCCAGATGGTGGCTTCCGACTACGGGCTTTCGCCCGAGATCGTCTTCAGCAACAGCGACGCGGGCGGCATCGGCGGCGCCTTGGGCGGCCTGGTGGGCGGCAACCGTGGGCGCGCCCTGGCTGCGGTCGGCGGCAGCATGCAGACCAAGGAAGCCAATGCGCTCCTGACGCTCATCGACAACCGCTCGGGCGTGCAGGTCGCGGCCTCGGAAGGCAGCGCCTCCAAGACCGATTTCGGCGCCTTCGGCTCGGTCTTCGGCGGCCGCGCCGGCGGGGGCCTCGGCGGCTACACGAACACTGCCCAAGGCAAGGTGATCGCCGCGGCCTTCATGGACGCGTTCAACCAGATGGTTCGCTCGCTGCGCAACTACAAGGCGCAGACGGTGCGCGGCCAGGGCCTGGGCGGCGGTGGCCGCCTGGGCGTGGACGGCGGCGCTGCGCCGTCGCAGACGTCGGCACCTGCGGAGCAAGCCGCACCGGCCCGCCGCCGCAGATAA